A section of the Mangifera indica cultivar Alphonso chromosome 12, CATAS_Mindica_2.1, whole genome shotgun sequence genome encodes:
- the LOC123192475 gene encoding pentatricopeptide repeat-containing protein At5g04780, mitochondrial, whose amino-acid sequence MKTINRYKNKLHYCYSRSHHVNFYLRNLTTTPNPKFHISMAPNAATPLSTIHAFVQLCARERALLQGKTCHAKIIIVGLDADSLTSNMLINFYAKCGPIDQARKVFDLMPERTVVSWNTILGAYTKNGRDQEALSLFVSMHREGKTPFTEFTVSSVLCACAAKCDVFECRQLHCFAVKTAMESNVFVGTALLDVYAKCGLLRDASRLFELMPERNDVTWSSMVAGFVQNQLYEEALMLFREAQVIGLEQNQFTISSVICACANLAALIEGKQVHAVLCKTGFVSNLFVSSSLIDMYSKCGSVSDAYNVFSGIEEKNVVMWNAMISGFARHALSMEAMILFEKLQQVGLCPNEFTYISVLSACSHIGLVEKGKSYFDLMVKQHNVSPNVLHYSCMVDILGRAGLIHEAHDLIEKMPYDATAAMWGSLLASCRNYGNLEMAEIAAKHLFEMEPENAGNHVLLSNVYAAKSRWGEVVRARKLLKDSEAKKERGKSWIEVKDKVHAFMVGESNHPKINEIYLKLEKLLEDLKDLGYNPETEHDLHDVEDSRKQELLRHHSEKLALTFGLMCLCPGAPIRIIKNLRICGDCHSFMKFASSITGREIIVRDTNRFHHFRQGSCSCREFW is encoded by the coding sequence atgaaaaccataaatagatacaaaaaTAAACTCCATTATTGTTATTCTCGATCTCATCATGTTAATTTCTATCTCAGAAACCTCACCACCACACCCAATCCGAAATTTCATATTTCCATGGCCCCAAATGCTGCTACTCCACTCTCAACTATACATGCTTTTGTGCAGTTATGTGCAAGAGAAAGAGCACTTTTGCAAGGCAAAACTTGTCATGCTAAGATTATCATTGTTGGGCTTGACGCAGATTCTTTGACTTCAAACATGCTTATCAATTTTTATGCCAAGTGTGGCCCTATTGATCAAGCCCGCAAGGTGTTTGATTTAATGCCGGAGAGAACTGTCGTTTCTTGGAATACAATTCTTGGAGCGTATACCAAGAATGGACGAGACCAAGAAgctctttctctttttgtgaGTATGCATAGAGAAGGGAAAACCCCGTTTACTGAATTTACTGTTTCGAGTGTTCTCTGCGCTTGCGCAGCGAAATGTGATGTGTTTGAGTGTAGACAGTTGCATTGTTTTGCTGTTAAAACGGCTATGGAATCGAATGTGTTCGTGGGAACCGCGTTGCTTGATGTGTACGCAAAGTGTGGTTTGTTAAGGGATGCAAGTCGGCTTTTTGAGCTTATGCCGGAGAGAAATGATGTTACTTGGAGTTCTATGGTGGCTGGTTTTGTGCAAAATCAGCTTTATGAGGAGGCTTTAATGTTGTTTCGTGAAGCGCAAGTAATTGGGTTGGAACAGAATCAGTTTACTATTTCTTCTGTAATCTGTGCTTGTGCCAATTTGGCAGCTTTGATTGAAGGGAAACAAGTACATGCTGTTTTGTGTAAAACTGGGtttgtttcaaatttgtttgtatCTTCCTCTCTTATAGATATGTATTCTAAGTGCGGTAGTGTTTCAGATGCTTATAATGTGTTTTCAGgtattgaagagaaaaatgttgTTATGTGGAACGCGATGATTTCTGGGTTTGCTAGACATGCACTTTCTATGGAGGCAATGATTTTATTTGAGAAATTGCAGCAGGTTGGTCTTTGCCCGAATGAATTTACCTACATTTCTGTTTTATCTGCATGTAGTCATATTGGTTTGGTTGAAAAGGGGAAGAGCTATTTCGATCTTATGGTGAAGCAGCACAATGTTTCACCCAATGTCCTTCACTATTCATGCATGGTTGATATTCTTGGTCGAGCAGGGCTGATTCATGAGGCCCATGATCTGATTGAGAAGATGCCATATGATGCTACTGCTGCAATGTGGGGATCGCTTTTGGCATCTTGTAGGAATTATGGGAATCTTGAAATGGCTGAGATTGCAGCTAAACATTTGTTTGAAATGGAACCTGAAAATGCAGGAAACCATGTGTTGTTATCAAATGTATATGCTGCAAAGAGTAGGTGGGGGGAAGTTGTGAGAGCAAGGAAACTTCTTAAAGACAGTGAGGCGAAAAAAGAGAGGGGTAAGAGCTGGATTGAAGTCAAGGATAAAGTTCATGCATTTATGGTTGGAGAGAGCAACCACCCTAAAATCAATGAGATTTACTTGAAGTTGGAGAAATTGTTGGAAGATTTGAAGGATTTAGGCTACAACCCTGAGACTGAACATGACCTTCACGACGTGGAAGATAGCAGAAAGCAGGAACTTCTGAGGCACCACAGTGAGAAGTTAGCTCTTACATTCGGACTAATGTGCTTATGCCCTGGTGCCCCGATCAGGATTATAAAGAACCTCAGAATTTGTGGTGATTGCCATTCTTTTATGAAGTTTGCATCAAGCATTACAGGGAGGGAAATTATTGTTAGGGATACAAATAGGTTTCATCATTTTAGACAGGGAAGTTGTTCTTGTAGGGAGTTCTGGTGA
- the LOC123192624 gene encoding cationic amino acid transporter 7, chloroplastic isoform X1, whose product METHNSSFANFSSYLHALAQTPARFARRAFSVTTSYDEMSRVRAKSGSNMRRTLRSYDLVGLGIGGMVGAGVFVTTGQASRLDAGPAVVISYAIAGLCALLSAFCYTEFAVDMPVAGGAFSYLRVTFGEFAAFITGANLIMEYVMSNAAVSRSFTAYVGAAIGVSSSKWRLTVHGLPKGLNEIDFAAVAVVLFITFIICYSTRQSSVVNIILTVLHILFIVFVIVIGFWKGDTKNFTESANPKHPSGFFPYGASGVFYGAAMVYMSYIGYDAVSTMAEEVQNPVKDIPVGVSGSVVIVTVLYCLMAASMSMLLPYDMIDEEAPFAAAFSGKSDGWKWVSNVIGVGASFGILTSLLVAMLGQARYMCVIGRSSVVPEWFARVHPKTSTPVNASAFLGIFTAAISLFTDLSVLLNLVSIGTLFVFYMVANAVIYKRYVNVGTTNPWPTLSFLLLFSVTSVIFTIIWRFVPPYKSKVFMLGSCSVIAIAVLQVFHCIVPQAKKPEFWGVPLMPWIPCMSIFLNIFLLGSLDGPSYVRFVFFSAVAVVVYLLYSVHASFDAEGDGSLGQKNEEILLESTESENPSIKV is encoded by the exons ATGGAGACCCATAATTCCTCTTTCGCTAACTTCTCTTCTTACCTTCATGCACTGGCCCAGACTCCGGCCCGTTTCGCCCGACGGGCTTTTTCCGTAACCACTTCCTACGATGAAATGAGCCGGGTACGGGCTAAGTCCGGCTCAAACATGCGTCGAACTCTTCGTTCGTACGATCTCGTCGGACTTGGCATTGGCGGGATGGTCGGTGCCGGCGTTTTCGTCACCACGGGTCAGGCCAGCCGCTTAGACGCCGGTCCCGCCGTAGTAATTTCCTACGCCATTGCTGGCCTTTGCGCACTCCTATCCGCCTTCTGCTACACTGAATTCGCCGTCGACATGCCTGTCGCCGGTGGCGCCTTCAGCTACCTCCGCGTTACTTTTG GCGAGTTCGCGGCATTTATAACCGGAGCCAACCTCATAATGGAGTATGTAATGTCAAATGCGGCCGTTTCACGGAGCTTCACAGCTTACGTGGGCGCCGCAATCGGCGTCTCCTCTTCAAAATGGAGATTAACCGTGCACGGACTCCCTAAAGGCTTAAATGAGATCGATTTCGCTGCCGTTGCCGTCGTTTTATTTATCACTTTCATAATCTGTTACAGTACGAGGCAGAGCTCAGTGGTGAACATTATTCTGACTGTACTGCACATTTTGTTCATCGTGTTCGTCATAGTGATTGGGTTTTGGAAAGGAGATACTAAGAATTTTACTGAGTCCGCAAACCCGAAACACCCATCCGGGTTCTTTCCCTACGGAGCTTCGGGTGTTTTCTATGGAGCAGCTATGGTTTACATGAGTTATATTGGATACGACGCCGTTTCAACCATGGCTGAAGAAGTACAAAACCCCGTTAAGGATATCCCTGTCGGGGTTTCGGGTTCCGTTGTAATCGTTACCGTTCTTTACTGCTTAATGGCCGCTTCAATGTCTATGCTTCTCCCTTATGATATG ATCGATGAGGAGGCGCCGTTTGCGGCTGCGTTTAGTGGGAAATCTGACGGCTGGAAGTGGGTGTCGAACGTGATAGGAGTGGGGGCCAGTTTCGGGATACTGACGTCGCTGTTGGTGGCGATGCTTGGACAGGCTCGGTACATGTGCGTAATCGGACGGTCGAGCGTGGTCCCTGAATGGTTCGCTCGGGTCCACCCTAAGACATCAACGCCCGTCAACGCCTCCGCTTTTCTTG GAATCTTTACTGCTGCTATTTCGCTTTTCACTGACTTAAGTGTGCTGCTCAACCTTGTATCAATTGGGACACTCTTCGTCTTTTACATGGTAGCAAATGCTGTTATCTATAAACGATATGTAAATGTGGGCACAACAAATCCCTGGCCTACGCTGTCGTTCCTGCTCTTGTTTTCAGTGACCTCTGTAATATTCACCATTATATGGCGTTTTGTCCCACCATACAAGTCTAAAGTCTTTATGCTTGGATCTTGCAGTGTAATCGCCATAGCAGTATTGCAGGTTTTTCATTGCATCGTTCCACAAGCAAAAAAGCCAGAGTTCTGGGGTGTCCCTTTGATGCCATGGATACCCTGTATGTCTATCTTCTTGAACATATTTTTACTGGGGTCACTCGATGGACCATCCTATGTGCGATTCGTTTTCTTTTCGGCTGTGGCAGTGgttgtatatttattatacaGTGTTCATGCTAGCTTTGATGCTGAAGGAGATGGGTCCTTGGGTCAAAAGAATGAAGAAATTCTGCTGGAATCAACAGAAAGTGAGAACCCTAGTATTAAAGTATAA
- the LOC123192624 gene encoding cationic amino acid transporter 6, chloroplastic isoform X2, which yields METHNSSFANFSSYLHALAQTPARFARRAFSVTTSYDEMSRVRAKSGSNMRRTLRSYDLVGLGIGGMVGAGVFVTTGQASRLDAGPAVVISYAIAGLCALLSAFCYTEFAVDMPVAGGAFSYLRVTFGEFAAFITGANLIMEYVMSNAAVSRSFTAYVGAAIGVSSSKWRLTVHGLPKGLNEIDFAAVAVVLFITFIICYSTRQSSVVNIILTVLHILFIVFVIVIGFWKGDTKNFTESANPKHPSGFFPYGASGVFYGAAMVYMSYIGYDAVSTMAEEVQNPVKDIPVGVSGSVVIVTVLYCLMAASMSMLLPYDMIDEEAPFAAAFSGKSDGWKWVSNVIGVGASFGILTSLLVAMLGQARYMCVIGRSSVVPEWFARVHPKTSTPVNASAFLV from the exons ATGGAGACCCATAATTCCTCTTTCGCTAACTTCTCTTCTTACCTTCATGCACTGGCCCAGACTCCGGCCCGTTTCGCCCGACGGGCTTTTTCCGTAACCACTTCCTACGATGAAATGAGCCGGGTACGGGCTAAGTCCGGCTCAAACATGCGTCGAACTCTTCGTTCGTACGATCTCGTCGGACTTGGCATTGGCGGGATGGTCGGTGCCGGCGTTTTCGTCACCACGGGTCAGGCCAGCCGCTTAGACGCCGGTCCCGCCGTAGTAATTTCCTACGCCATTGCTGGCCTTTGCGCACTCCTATCCGCCTTCTGCTACACTGAATTCGCCGTCGACATGCCTGTCGCCGGTGGCGCCTTCAGCTACCTCCGCGTTACTTTTG GCGAGTTCGCGGCATTTATAACCGGAGCCAACCTCATAATGGAGTATGTAATGTCAAATGCGGCCGTTTCACGGAGCTTCACAGCTTACGTGGGCGCCGCAATCGGCGTCTCCTCTTCAAAATGGAGATTAACCGTGCACGGACTCCCTAAAGGCTTAAATGAGATCGATTTCGCTGCCGTTGCCGTCGTTTTATTTATCACTTTCATAATCTGTTACAGTACGAGGCAGAGCTCAGTGGTGAACATTATTCTGACTGTACTGCACATTTTGTTCATCGTGTTCGTCATAGTGATTGGGTTTTGGAAAGGAGATACTAAGAATTTTACTGAGTCCGCAAACCCGAAACACCCATCCGGGTTCTTTCCCTACGGAGCTTCGGGTGTTTTCTATGGAGCAGCTATGGTTTACATGAGTTATATTGGATACGACGCCGTTTCAACCATGGCTGAAGAAGTACAAAACCCCGTTAAGGATATCCCTGTCGGGGTTTCGGGTTCCGTTGTAATCGTTACCGTTCTTTACTGCTTAATGGCCGCTTCAATGTCTATGCTTCTCCCTTATGATATG ATCGATGAGGAGGCGCCGTTTGCGGCTGCGTTTAGTGGGAAATCTGACGGCTGGAAGTGGGTGTCGAACGTGATAGGAGTGGGGGCCAGTTTCGGGATACTGACGTCGCTGTTGGTGGCGATGCTTGGACAGGCTCGGTACATGTGCGTAATCGGACGGTCGAGCGTGGTCCCTGAATGGTTCGCTCGGGTCCACCCTAAGACATCAACGCCCGTCAACGCCTCCGCTTTTCTTG TGTAA